Proteins from a single region of Candidatus Neomarinimicrobiota bacterium:
- the purH gene encoding bifunctional phosphoribosylaminoimidazolecarboxamide formyltransferase/IMP cyclohydrolase — protein sequence MKRAFISVWDKSGLEELARYLHTHGFSIVATEGTAREIEAWGIPATAVEEITGQPAMMDGRIKTADMRIFGPILADKDKPEHLRDLERLEQEPIDLVVVNLYPFPEMLHQGLSREEMLEYIDVGGPSLLRAAAKNSRHVLVLCRPEQYPRFQQLYDEYGDDIPLAYRQALAAEVFHHTATYDHLIGEYFSLAAEGPPPTIHIHAELHQSLRYGENPHQQAGFYLSPGQEPPWKQLQGKELSYNNYTDIETAGQIVAEFDRPAAAIVKHANPCGFGLGETPEQAYRKALATDPVSSYGGVVGFNRPVDAVAARSLTDIFLECIIAPSFTPEALALLKKKKNLRLLEAVPGEPPTPIWGIRTVAGGYLVQERDKFQGEDSWEVVSRKKPTPEEMQAMRLGWKLVRFVKSNAIIFAGLDQLLGIGAGQMSRVDAVILAGMKAGKANLDLSGAAMASDAFFPFADGIEEAARLGISAVIQPGGSIRDAEVIAAANEHNMAMIFTHKRHFRH from the coding sequence ATCTGCATACGCACGGCTTTTCCATCGTTGCCACCGAGGGCACTGCCCGTGAGATCGAGGCCTGGGGCATCCCCGCGACAGCGGTGGAGGAGATCACCGGTCAACCGGCTATGATGGATGGGCGCATAAAGACGGCGGATATGCGGATATTCGGGCCCATCCTGGCTGACAAGGACAAGCCGGAGCATCTGCGGGACCTGGAGCGATTGGAGCAGGAGCCTATTGACCTGGTTGTAGTGAATCTCTACCCCTTCCCGGAGATGCTGCACCAAGGGCTGTCCAGGGAAGAGATGTTGGAATACATTGATGTGGGCGGGCCCAGCCTGCTGCGGGCGGCGGCGAAAAACTCCCGCCACGTACTGGTTCTGTGCCGACCTGAGCAGTATCCCCGCTTTCAGCAGCTGTACGATGAATATGGCGACGACATTCCCCTGGCATACCGTCAGGCACTGGCGGCTGAGGTTTTCCACCACACCGCCACCTACGATCACCTGATTGGAGAGTATTTCTCTCTCGCAGCAGAAGGTCCGCCGCCGACCATTCATATTCATGCTGAGCTCCACCAATCGCTGCGTTACGGAGAGAATCCCCATCAGCAGGCGGGTTTTTACTTAAGCCCGGGCCAGGAGCCGCCCTGGAAGCAGCTCCAGGGCAAGGAGCTCTCCTATAATAACTACACTGATATCGAGACGGCTGGCCAGATCGTGGCCGAGTTTGACCGCCCGGCGGCCGCGATTGTTAAACATGCCAATCCCTGCGGTTTCGGACTGGGGGAGACGCCGGAGCAGGCCTACCGGAAGGCCTTGGCCACTGATCCGGTGAGCAGTTACGGCGGTGTAGTCGGATTCAATCGGCCGGTAGATGCAGTCGCCGCTCGATCCCTGACGGATATCTTTCTGGAGTGCATTATTGCGCCGTCATTTACCCCTGAGGCACTGGCACTACTGAAGAAAAAGAAGAACCTGCGCCTGTTGGAAGCTGTCCCCGGGGAACCTCCGACACCTATCTGGGGTATCAGAACAGTGGCCGGTGGCTACCTGGTACAGGAGCGGGATAAATTCCAGGGCGAGGATAGCTGGGAAGTTGTTAGCAGGAAGAAACCGACCCCCGAAGAAATGCAGGCCATGCGCCTGGGCTGGAAATTGGTTAGATTTGTGAAGTCAAATGCGATTATATTTGCCGGCCTTGACCAGCTGCTAGGAATTGGTGCGGGCCAGATGTCGCGGGTAGATGCTGTTATTTTGGCGGGCATGAAGGCGGGTAAGGCGAATTTAGATCTGAGCGGTGCTGCTATGGCTTCGGATGCCTTTTTCCCTTTCGCCGATGGAATCGAGGAAGCAGCCCGGTTGGGGATTAGCGCAGTGATCCAGCCCGGCGGCAGCATTCGAGACGCGGAAGTGATCGCGGCGGCCAATGAGCACAACATGGCAATGATTTTTACGCACAAACGACATTTTCGACATTAA